From Dehalococcoidia bacterium:
GGCAGCTGGGCCGCGCGGCGCTGGTGGATCTGCCGGCGGCGCTGCTGGCGGCGCTGGCGCTGGTTGTGCTGCTGCGGCTGAAGCTGAACTCGGCCTGGCTGGTGCTGGGCGGCGCCGCGGCGGGGCTGGTGCTGAAGGCATTCTGAGACCCGCACGAAGCGGGAGCATCGGCCGGCTGTGGACGGGGCACGCACGCGCCGGCCAGCCGGAACCGTCCGTCTGCAAGTTCGCCCCGAAATGCTTGACGCGGAGCAATTGACACTCCTGTAACAAGCACCGATGATTCGCGTTACGAGTTGGTAAAGGACTGGTCCGGGTCGCCGGGCTTTCAATACGCCGGATTCGTGACGCACGGGGAGGTGAGGGTGAGCGGCAGGCGGCAGCGTCGCGCGCCGGCGACGATCATCGGCGTTCTGGTTACCTTCGTCGCCGTCATGGCCGTGCTGGTCCGCTCAGGTGGCGGGGCGCCTGTCGGAGCGGCGACGCCGGTGCCCAACGCACAGACGCGCCGCCCTTCGCTGACGCCGCATGCGCTCGCCGGCGCCGTGCACGACGAGAACCTCAAGCCCGGCACGACGAGCTGGCAGTCGCCGGCACTGGCCCGCGGCCGCGGGCAGAGCCGCAGCGAGGAGGGCGATGAGGGTGCGCCCCGCGGCCCGGCGCCGCGGGCCACCACCGCACACGGCGCGGCCGCCGTGGGCACGCCGCCACCGCCAAGCGGCGGGCCGGGCGCCCTGGACTACGCGCAAACCACCTGCGGCAGCGACTGCTGGACGGACCAGGTGATCCGCGGCTACGCCTCGGACACCAGCGTCAACAAGGGTGAGAGCGTCAGCTTCTTCGTCTCCACCGCCCAGCCGACGTACACGCTCGACGTCTATCGCATGGGCTGGTACGGCGGCGCCGGCTCCACGCTGATCACCAGCGTGCCCAGCCTGCCCGGCCAGAACCAACCGGTGCCCGCGCCCGACCCCGCCACCGGCCTGATCGCGGCCAACTGGCAGGTCTCCTACACGCTGCAGACGCAGACGAACTGGACCAGCGGCGTGTACCTGGTGAAGCTGACCGCGGCCAGCGGCGATGTCGGCTACGCGACCTTCGTGCTGCGCGACGATGCCGGCTCGGCGCCGATTCTCTACGTGGTGCCGGTGACCACCTACCAGGCCTACAACAACTGGGGCGGCAAGAGCCTCTACGCCTTCAACTCCAGCGGCGCCCCGGCGGCCAAGGCCAGCTTCGACCGGCCCTACACCGACTGGGCCGGCGCCGGCGACTTCTTCGATGGCGAGTATAACCTGGTGCGCTGGCTGGAGCAGCACAGCTACAACGTCGGCTACGCCACCAGCGTGGACCTGCAGGCGAACCCGAACCTGCTGGCCGGGCGCCAGGTCTACGTCTCGCCCTGGCACGACGAGTACTGGTCGCAGCAGATGCGCACAAGCGTGCTTTCGGCGCGCGACGCCGGCCTGCACCTCGCCTTCTTCGACGCCAACACGATGTTCTGGCAGATCCGCTGGGAGGCGAGCACGATCAACGGCGCCGCCAACCGTGTGATCGTCTGCTACCGCAGCTCGCTCACCGACCTCATGGCGCAGACGCAGCCGGCACTGACCACGGTGGAGTGGCGGCAGTGGCCGGTGTATCAGCCGGAGAACGGCGTGCTGGGCAGCATGTACAGCTCGTTCTTCGACAACAGCGTGCCCAACTCGCCCTGGGTAGTGAGCAACGCCCAGCACTGGCTGTACAGCAACACGGGCTTCAGCAACGGCGCAACGGTCGCCGGTCTGGTGGGCTACGAGTACGACAAGGTGTTCGCCAACGGCTTCACGCCGCCGAACGAGACGGTGCTGTCGAATTCGCCGACGACCGACATCAACGGCAGTCCGGATGCGCAGAACACGACGATCTACCAGGCCTGCAGCGGCGCCTACGTGTTCAACGCGGCGTCAATGCCGGCATCCAGCAGCTGACCACGAACCTGCTGGACGGGATGCTGAACACGACGCCGGCGCCGCTGCCGAACTGCGGCCCCACGCCCACACCCACGCCGACGCCGGGACAGATGGCTGTCTACGGCGACGCGCTGGCGGCGCCCTGGGCGGACCAGTCATGGAATTCCGTGATCAACTTCGCGGCCATGAGTCCGGTGCACGGCGGCACGGCGGCGATCAGCTTCCAGGTGAAAGCGGCCTGGGGGGCGCTCTCGTTCTACGACGGGGCGCTGGTGAATACGGGGCAGTTCACGGCGCTGCGCTTCTGGCTGCGGGCAAGCCAGGCCGGGCAGAGCTACGTGGTGGGCCTGGAAGACGAAAACAACCAGCTCTTGCCGGGCGTCTCTCTGGCCGCGGTCGGCGGGCCGATCACGGCGAGCCAGTGGAAGCAGTACGTGGTGCCGATCAGCCAGATCAATCCGGGGAACGTGCCCATCGCCGGCATCTACTTGCAGGACGGGTTGGGCACGGCGCAGCCGCCACTCGCCGTGGACGACATGGCCTTCGACAACACACCGCTGGCGACGCCGACGCCGGCGCCCACCACGCCGGGCCGGCTGGTGGTCTACGACGACCACCTGGTGCCGGGCTGGGGCGATGCATCGTGGGGATCGAGCGTCGACTACTTCAACCCGGCGCCAGTGCACGGCGGCGCCGCCTCGATCGCGCTGACGATCACGACGGCCTGGGGGGCGCTCTATCCGTTTGCGACGAGCGGGCTGGACACGACGCCGTTCACCGAGCTGACGCTGTGGGCGCAGGCGAGCCAGGGCGGCCAGGCATACGACGTCAGCCTCGTGGACAGCACGAACGCGCTGATCAAGCTGTTGCCGCTGGCCAGCTACGGCGGGGCGCTGCCGGCGGGAAGCTGGCAGCAGTACCGGATTCCGCTGGCGGACCTGAACGGGGTGGGGAAGACGATCAAGGGCTTCGCGATCCAGGACGGGCTGGGGGCGGCGCAGCCGCCGCTGTACGTAGACGACATCGTCTTCGACGTGGCGAGCAACCCGGCGCCCACGACCACGAGTGTGAGTCCGGCGAGCGCCACGGCGGGCGGCGCCGCGTTCACGCTGACGGTGAACGGCAGCAACTTTATCTCCTCCTCGACGGTGCAGTGGAACGGCATGAGCCTCAGCACCAGCTTCGTCAGCGCCACGCAGCTGACGGCGGCGGTGCCAGCGGGCAACGTCGCCGCGCCGGGCACGGCGACGGTAACGGTCGTGAACCCGGCGCCCGGCGGCGGCGCCTCCAACGGCCAGACGTTTACGATCAACGCCGCGGTCACGCGGCCCGGCGCGCCGGCGCTCGCCTCGCCGGCCGAGGGCGCAACGAATGTCAGCCTCACGCCGAGCCTGAGCTGGACCGCGCCGGGCGGCGCCATCGCCGGCAGCACGCAGTACACGGCCTACATCTGGGATCCGGCCGCCGTGACGATGAAGTTCCAGCAGGGCACCACGGCGCTCAGCCTCAGCGTGCCCGCCGGAGTCGGGCTCGCGCCCAGCCGCTTCTATTACTGGATGGTGCAGGCGTGCAACGGCAGCGCCTGCGGCCCACAGGCCCGCTGGATCGGCTTCACGACGGCCGCGGTCCCCGGAGCGCCCGGCCTCACCAGCCCGATCGAAGGCAGCACCGGCGTCAGCACAACGCCGGTGATCCAATGGACGGCGCCCACGGGCGCTGCCGCCGGCCTGACGCAGTACACCGCCTACGTCTGGGATCCGGGCGCGGGCGTGATGGCCTACCAGGGCACGACCGCCGCGCTCAACCTCAGCGTGCCGCCGGCCGCGGCGCTGCGGGGTGGCCGCTTCTACTACTACACCGCGGTGGCCTGCAACAGCACGGCCTGCGGCCCGAACGCCCGCTGGGAGGGCTTCACCACGCAAGCGCCGGCGGCGCTCGGCACCCCATCGCTCACGGCGCCGGCGGAAGGCGCCACGGGCGTGAGCCTGACGCCGACGATCCAGTGGACGGCGCCGGCGGGCTCGGTGAGCGACACGACGCAGTACACCGTCTACGTCTGGGATCCGGGCGCGGGCGTGATGGCCTGGCAGGGCACGACCACACAGCGCGCGATCGCGGTGCCGGGTGGCTCTCCCCTGGCGGCGGGGCGCTTCTACTACATGAGCGTGCAGGCGTGCAACGGCGCGACCTGCGGCCCGCTGGCGCGCTGGGAGGGGTTCACCACCGGCGGCGGCCTGGGGGCGCCGGGGCTGCTGACGCCGGCTGAGGGCTCGACTAACAATGGCAGCACGCCGATCGTTCGCTGGGCGGCGCCCAGCGGCGCGGGCGCCGGGACCAGCTACATCGTCTACGTCTGGGATCCGGCGGCGGGCGTGATGAAGTTCCAGCAGAGCGTGAGCGGGCTGAGCGCCGGCGTGCCGGCCAGCGCCGGGCTGCAGGCGGGGCATTTCTACTACTACACGGCGCGGGCCTGTGACGGCAGCGCCTGCGGCCCGCTCGCCCGCTGGGAGGGCTTCACGAGCTGAGTCCCAGCCGCTGGCGGTGGTGCGTGGAGCGAGACGCTGGCCGCCGGTCCAACGCCCGGGGATCTGCAGTCGCCGCGGTCGCCCCAACACTGAACAGCCGGATTTCTCGAACCCTCTTCCCTGAAGCCGTGTGATCGGATACTCTGCTAGGGCGCGTCGTGAACGGGCGGCGTTTGACGTGCGTGCGCGCACCTCCGTGGTGCGTGGCGCCTGGCTATCCCGCCGGGCGAGGAATGAAGCGCCAGGTCGGACGACCCGAAACGTGATGACAGCCGGAGCACCGTGAGCCGGGTTCGCCCGCGCCACGCCGGTCTCGATCAACAAGTACGGCGTCTGGCCTTTCACTGTGACTTCGAGGAGACGGTGCGTTGCCCACGATCAGCCAACTGGTGCGCAAGGGCAGAGAGAAATCGGTGAAGAAGACGAAGGCTCCGGCCTTCCGCTTCACCTACAACGCGCTGACGAACCGCACGCGGCGCGGCGACGGCTCGCCGCAGAAGCGGGGCGTCTGCATGCAGGTGCGCACCGTCACGCCGAAGAAGCCGAACTCCGCGCTGCGCAAAGTGGCGCGCGTGCGGCTCAGCAACGGCATCGAGGTCACGGCCTACATTCCGGGCGAGGGTCACAGCCTGCAGGAGCACAGCGTCGTGCTGGTGCGCGGCGGCCGCGTCAAGGATTTGCCGGGCGTGCGCTATCACATCATTCGCGGCGCGCTCGACGCGCAGGGCGTCAGCGGGCGCAAGCGCGGGCGCAGCAAATACGGCACGCGCAAGAAGTAGCAGAGCGGTGCGGCCGTCCAGCCGGGCGGCCGTCAGCAGTGTCTGGCGGGCGGCGCGACGGCCTGCCGCGTGAGTTACAAATGGCGGGCGGGGCCCACCATGACGAATGGCGACGAAGAGAGGAGGGCGCCTCAAACGGCGGATGGCGCGGTTTGATGCGAGATGGCCGCTCGGCGGCCATTGGCCACGCAAGTGGAAACGCGAAGAGCGGCTATTCGGGCGCCCAGTCGGAGCGAGAGAGATGCCACGGCGTGCACGGGTGGTTCGGCGCGAGATTATACCCGATCCGCGCTACCAGAGCAAGACCGTCTCGATGTTCATCAACAAGCTGATGCTCGACGGCAAGAAGAGCACGGCCGAGCGCATCATGTACGACGCCTTCGGCCGCATCGAGGAGTCGACGCGGCGCAACCCGCTGGACACCTTCGAGCAGGCCGTGCGCAATGCCACGCCGCTGGTCGAAGTCAAGCCGCGGCGCGTCGGCGGCGCCACCTACCAGGTGCCGGTGGACATCCGCGGCGACCGGCGCATGGCGCTGGCGATCCGCTGGCTGCTGCGTTCGGCCCGGGCGCGCACCGGTCACTCCATGGCCGAGCGGCTCTCTGCCGAGCTGCTGGACGCGTCCAACAACCAGGGCGCCACGATCAAGCGGCGCGAGGACACGCACCGCATGGCCGAGGCGAACCGCGCTTTCGTGCATTACCGCTGGTAGCAGCGTATGCGTGGCCGCCGTGCGGCCGGATAACGAAGCGAGAGTAGTCATTGTAGGCAAGAGCGCCGGAAGCTTCCGGCGCCCCGTGCTGCCCGGAGGGGCCGGGGCACGGTTCTAGCGCTGGAACAGGAGTCCGGGGGCCACGGCCCCTCGATACGGGTATGGCACGGCAAGTACCAATCGGCCGGATCCGGAACATCGGG
This genomic window contains:
- a CDS encoding N,N-dimethylformamidase beta subunit family domain-containing protein; protein product: MSGRRQRRAPATIIGVLVTFVAVMAVLVRSGGGAPVGAATPVPNAQTRRPSLTPHALAGAVHDENLKPGTTSWQSPALARGRGQSRSEEGDEGAPRGPAPRATTAHGAAAVGTPPPPSGGPGALDYAQTTCGSDCWTDQVIRGYASDTSVNKGESVSFFVSTAQPTYTLDVYRMGWYGGAGSTLITSVPSLPGQNQPVPAPDPATGLIAANWQVSYTLQTQTNWTSGVYLVKLTAASGDVGYATFVLRDDAGSAPILYVVPVTTYQAYNNWGGKSLYAFNSSGAPAAKASFDRPYTDWAGAGDFFDGEYNLVRWLEQHSYNVGYATSVDLQANPNLLAGRQVYVSPWHDEYWSQQMRTSVLSARDAGLHLAFFDANTMFWQIRWEASTINGAANRVIVCYRSSLTDLMAQTQPALTTVEWRQWPVYQPENGVLGSMYSSFFDNSVPNSPWVVSNAQHWLYSNTGFSNGATVAGLVGYEYDKVFANGFTPPNETVLSNSPTTDINGSPDAQNTTIYQACSGAYVFNAASMPASSS
- a CDS encoding IPT/TIG domain-containing protein, with protein sequence MLNTTPAPLPNCGPTPTPTPTPGQMAVYGDALAAPWADQSWNSVINFAAMSPVHGGTAAISFQVKAAWGALSFYDGALVNTGQFTALRFWLRASQAGQSYVVGLEDENNQLLPGVSLAAVGGPITASQWKQYVVPISQINPGNVPIAGIYLQDGLGTAQPPLAVDDMAFDNTPLATPTPAPTTPGRLVVYDDHLVPGWGDASWGSSVDYFNPAPVHGGAASIALTITTAWGALYPFATSGLDTTPFTELTLWAQASQGGQAYDVSLVDSTNALIKLLPLASYGGALPAGSWQQYRIPLADLNGVGKTIKGFAIQDGLGAAQPPLYVDDIVFDVASNPAPTTTSVSPASATAGGAAFTLTVNGSNFISSSTVQWNGMSLSTSFVSATQLTAAVPAGNVAAPGTATVTVVNPAPGGGASNGQTFTINAAVTRPGAPALASPAEGATNVSLTPSLSWTAPGGAIAGSTQYTAYIWDPAAVTMKFQQGTTALSLSVPAGVGLAPSRFYYWMVQACNGSACGPQARWIGFTTAAVPGAPGLTSPIEGSTGVSTTPVIQWTAPTGAAAGLTQYTAYVWDPGAGVMAYQGTTAALNLSVPPAAALRGGRFYYYTAVACNSTACGPNARWEGFTTQAPAALGTPSLTAPAEGATGVSLTPTIQWTAPAGSVSDTTQYTVYVWDPGAGVMAWQGTTTQRAIAVPGGSPLAAGRFYYMSVQACNGATCGPLARWEGFTTGGGLGAPGLLTPAEGSTNNGSTPIVRWAAPSGAGAGTSYIVYVWDPAAGVMKFQQSVSGLSAGVPASAGLQAGHFYYYTARACDGSACGPLARWEGFTS
- the rpsL gene encoding 30S ribosomal protein S12 — translated: MPTISQLVRKGREKSVKKTKAPAFRFTYNALTNRTRRGDGSPQKRGVCMQVRTVTPKKPNSALRKVARVRLSNGIEVTAYIPGEGHSLQEHSVVLVRGGRVKDLPGVRYHIIRGALDAQGVSGRKRGRSKYGTRKK
- the rpsG gene encoding 30S ribosomal protein S7, giving the protein MPRRARVVRREIIPDPRYQSKTVSMFINKLMLDGKKSTAERIMYDAFGRIEESTRRNPLDTFEQAVRNATPLVEVKPRRVGGATYQVPVDIRGDRRMALAIRWLLRSARARTGHSMAERLSAELLDASNNQGATIKRREDTHRMAEANRAFVHYRW